The genomic interval AATCCGCTCGGTCACCTTCAGCCCGTAGCCCTCCAGACCGATGATCTTGCGTGGATTGTTGGTAACCAGCCGGATCGTCGACAGTCCCAAATCCGCCAAGATCTGCGCGCCGATCCCGTAATCGCGCAGGTCATCCTTGAATCCCAGATCGTTGTTCGCTTCAACGGTATCGCGGCCCTGGTCTTGCAGGCTGTAGGCGAGGATCTTGTTGGCCAGGCCGATCCCGCGACCCTCCTGACGCATGTAGAGCAGGACGCCCTGACCTTCGCGATTGATCATTTCCATCGCGCTACGCAGTTGCCCGCCGCAATCGCAGCGGCAGGAGCCGAAGACATCGCCGGTAAGGCACTGCGAATGGACCCGCACGAGCACGTTCTCCTTGCCGCGAATGTCGCCCTTGACCAGCGCCAGATGGTGGTGGTCATCGATGTCGGAGCGATAGAGATGCAGTCGAAACTCACCATGCTCCGTCGGAAAATCAACGTCGACGACCCGGTGCACCAGATTTTCGTGCACGTGGCGGTAGGCGATCAGGTCTTTTATCGTGATTAGCTTGAGGTTGAACTTGTCCGCAAGCGCGCGCAGTTCGTCGACGCGCGCCATCGAGCCGTCGGCGGCCATGATCTCGCAGAGCACGCCGGCCGGCTTGAGTCCCGCCAGCCGGGCCAGATCCACCGACGCCTCCGAGTGTCCCGCCCGCGCCAGCACGCCGCCGGGCAGAGCCTCAATCGGAAAGACGTGCCCCGGCCGCGCCAGGTCATCCGCCTGACAGCGGTCATCCATGATTTGGCGGATGGTCTCGGCGCGGTCGAAGGCCGAGATTCCGGTGGTGGTGCCGCGCCGGGCGTCGACGCTGACCGTGAAACGCGTGCCGAGGAGCGCGGTGTTTTCGTGGGTCATCGGCGCCAGTTTGAGCCGCTCGATCGTCGGTCGCGTCAAGGTTACGCACAACAGCCCGCGCCCGTGGGTGACCATGAAGTTGATTGCCTCCGGCGTCGCCCGATCCGCGGCCATGACGAAGTCACCCTCGTTCTCGCGATCCTCGTCGTCAACCACGATGATGATTTTGCCGGCGCGAATCTCATTGATCGCTTCCGCAACCGAATCAAACAGATGTTGCTCGCCCTGTTTCAGAGTTAAGTCGGGCATGCAAGATTCTCCTGTATCAGAGTGATGGTCAATAGCCATATTGCCGCATCCTTTCTGCGGTGAGCGCGCTCTCGCCGAGTTCGCGCCGCCGCTGGATGAATTTCGCGATCAAATCGAATTCCAGATTCACCGCGCTCCCGGGTCGCAAATCGCCCAAGGTTGTCGCGTGCCAGGTGTGCGGGATGATGCTGACTTTGAAGCCGGTGCGAGTTACTTCGTAGACGGTCAGGCTAACGCCGTCGATCGTAATTGAGCCTTTTTCGACTACGAGTTCCGCGAATTCCGCTGGAAAGGAGAACGCTGCGATCCAGCTGCCGGCGGCCGGTGTAATCGCAAGGCAGCGCCCGAGGGCATCGACGTGCCCTTGCACGATATGTCCACCGAGCCGGTCGCTTGGCCGCAGTGCCAGTTCCAGATTGACGCGGTCGCTGACCGTCGATTGACCCAGCTTGCTCTTGTTCAAAGTCTCGGCGACGGCCGTGACAGTGAACTCGCCCGGCCGAGGCGACACCGACTCGGCTGTCAGGCAGACGCCGGAAATCGCCACCGAATCGCCGATCGCGATCTGATCGGCCAGTCCAGTCGCGATCGTGAAGCGGCGATTGTCGCCGTGCGGTGTGCTCTGCCGGATCGTGCCGACATCAAGGATGATTCCGGTGAACATACTTAGTCCCGCGGGAACGCCTCGATCCATACATCGCCGTCAAGCAGCGAGATGTTGAGAATTTCCAGATTCAGGGCGGCGGCGATGCTGCGCTCAGTCACAAACTGGACGGAGTTGAGCCCGTCGCCCAGCAGTTTCGGCGCCACAACAATCAGGAACTTGTCCACTAACTTCGATTCGATAAACTGGCTGAAGATACTCTGACCGCCCTCAACCAGAATGCTGGCCACGCCATTTGAAGCTGCCTGAAGCAGAAGTTCGCGAAGATCGACCTGTCCGTCGGCGCCGCGGATTTGCCAGAGATTTTGCGTTTCACCTTGTGCCGCATTTCCGGACTTCGGAGTGCACAGTATCGTTCGCTCGGCAAGAGCGCCTGCCACAATCTTTGCGTTCGCGCCGATGCCATCGTGCCCTGCCACGACGAGCCGGAGTGGATCGCGACCGAGCCCGTGGGATGTCAGTTCCGGATTGTCAAGGCGCACCGTGTTGGCGCCGACGAGGACGGCGTCGTGATGGACGCGCAACTCATGCACGCGGCGCCGCGAGGCTTCCGAACTGATCCATTTCGAATTGCCGGCGTTGTCGGCGATTTTGCCGTCCAGGGTTTGCGCAATCTTGAGCGTAACGAAGGGCAGCCCGGTCCGGATATATTTCAGATAGGGTGCGTTCAGCCTGCGCGCTTCTTCTTCGCAGACACCGAGCGTAACTTCGATGCCCGCTTCTCGCAGTTTCTGCATACCGGCGCCGTTTACCTGCGGATTAGGGTCGGTCATCGCCGCGATCACGCGCGCAATTCCCGCCTGCCGAATGGCCTCGACACACGGCGGCGTTTTGCCGAAATGGGCGCACGGTTCGAGATTGACGTACAACGCCGCGCCCTGCGCCGGTTCGATGGCCCGCTGCAGTGCGTCCACTTCGGCGTGATCGGCCCCAAACGCGCGATGGAAACCTTCCGCGATGATTCGGCCGTCCTTGACGATCACGGCACCCACCAAAGGATTGGTGCGTGTCTCGCCCCGCCCTTTTTCCGCCAGCGCCAGTGCCCGTTGCATGTACTCGACAGATGACATAAAAAAATCCCGAAGTCGCCTTCGGGGTCTGAAGCAGGTCACTGATGCCACACACAAAGTCTGTCCCCGCGCGGCATACAAGTAACCGATCGCACCGTTTGATGTTTTGATGCGATCCGGGCCTTCTTCCATCCGGACTGTACCGTCGGCGCCGGAATTTCACCGGCTCTGTCCTGGTTTTCGGGACTCGCGGGCTATACCGCCGATCGAGGAATTTCACCTCACCCCGAAGGCAACTAATTCTAACTATTATACGCAGAGAGTCAAGCCGATTCTGTCGATTTTTGGCTACAAGTTGTCGACATTCACGCCGTAGCGTTTCTCCAATTCCTGCAGGAATTCGCAGGTACCGTCGTGAATCTCCCCGGCCAGACAACGGCGCTTCAACTCCTTGAATGCCGCTATCTTATCCGGCACATGGCGCAGAAATTTCGGATCGAGGGTAATAACCGAGCCAAATGAGGTCGACAATACCTTCTCATATTCCGGGAACGGCGTCCCGCAGAAGGTCGCGCCGCGGCCGATCGCCATATCGAGTGTCAGCTTGTCTTCATGACCGGGGCGGTCACGTTTACGGGTCGGATCCCAGGCTCGCGCCGTTTGGCGGTCGACCAATCCGAAGGCGTCGAGGATATACACGCCCGGCCCGGCGGCGTAACCCATGTAGCCGATGTTGCCGGCCACGTGGACGATGCGGTAGTTGGTCACCTCATGCAGTTTGCGCAGCTCGCTGCCCATCTTGTACCACACATGATCCACCGGGTCTTCAAAAAGCGCTCGATACGAAGGATGGTAGAGATCATAGTATTGCCGCTCGTCGGCGATATACCCCAATCGTTTCTCAGCGCCCAGAGGATAAATCACCAGCAGCGCCGCCGCCACGAGTCCGGCTCCGGCGAGGGACAGTTGCGTGATGCGCCCGCGTAAGAATCGATCAGGGAGGTCATTGAGGAGAATCACGCCGATCAGCATCGGCGGCAGGAGGAAGCGATACGCCATGAAGTCGCCGCCCAGCCGCACGACGTAGATCGAAAGCACGGCAATCTGCAGGAGCATCACCAGCCGGGGCAGGCTCGTGAGATACAGCCGGCGCACGTGTTTCGCAAGCAGGATCAGCGCTGCGCTGATCACGACGACGATCAGGAGCACGGGCGAGTAGCGCCAGAAGTGCTCGAAGTAGATCCACCCCTGCGACCAGTAGGCACCCAATCCTTGTTTGGCATAATAGGTGTTGGGAAAAAACTCGCCGTAGTAGGCCCAGCGAAATAGATGGTAGGCACCGGCGATGCCGATGATCGGCACGGCCAGTTTCGCCAGCCCCAGCCACTGCCCGCGCGCCGGTTCCACACCAAGCTTGAGCTGCGTCCAGAGCGCTTTGCCGATGTAGACCGCGAAGAATACCGGAATCATGAGCGCCAGTTCCGGTCGGGTCAGATACAGGAGCGCCAGCAAAGCGCCATGCAGGTACGGTTTAGTGAGCAAGTCGTGGTTCTTGTAGGAGATGAAGAACCAGGCCATCAGCAGGACGACCAGCGGAAATTCCAGCCCACTTGCGGAAAAGTCGCGATAGCCGGTGTGGGATAACAGCAGCAGGGCCGCCAATGGAAACACCAGCGGCGCGTTGTCTTCACCGCGATCGCGCCACAAGATCACCGCCAGCGCGATGATTGATATTAGCAGGCTCAGGATCAACGCGCTGGCGCGGACGTTGGCGCCCAAAAACGTCGGGAGGGCGACTAAAAACAGCCAAAGCGGATGCGTGAAGCCCTCGACTTTGTCGCCGACGTTGTAGACCAGCCCATTGCCGTTTACCCAATTTTCGATGTAGCGGAAGGTGATGTAGGCGTCCTCGCAGGCCCAGAGACGCGACCAGAGCGCGTAGAAGCCCAGAATCAGGAAAAGCAGTTTGATGACGTTCGCCGTTGTCAGTCTCATGGCGCAGAGGATAGCACAAGGAAGGGACTCTGACAAGTCCTCTTGCTGAGAACTGGTTGGCTATTCCGGTTGAGGGATATATGCTGATCGCGTCATACTCGCTCATACTGAAAGGAGTGGACTACATGTCAACTCTCTCCTCCTGGGCCAACCGCGTGACGATCGCGCGCATTGGATTGGTCTTCTGGCTCGTGTTTCTCGTTTACGACAGCAATCTCTGGGCACGCTTGCTGGCGGCGTTGCTGGCCATTGTCGTTATCGTCGGCGACTGGCTGGACGGGTATCTGGCGCGACGGTTGCACGAGTCGACACAGCTGGGCAGCGTGCTCGATATCGCCGGCGACCGCATTATCGAGACGGTGCTCTGGATTGTGCTCGCCGATCTGGAACTGGTGCCGGTCTGGATACCGATCGCGGTGACGTCGCGGGCGATCCTGACCGACTCAATTCGCAATTATCTGCTCAAGTTCGGCTTCACGGCCTTTGGCGAGACGACGATGATGCGCTCCGCGCTCGGCCGTTTTCTGACCGGCTCGCCAATCATGCGCACCGGGTATGCGATCTTGAAAGCCTTCACCTTCAGTTGGCTGCTATTGATTTCTGCTTGTGACCGACTATGGCACGAACTCCCTTTTCTCACCGAGCGCTTCATCAGTACCAGCTATCTGGTCGGCTATATTGCCGCGATCGTGACGGCGATTGTCTGCATCGCCCGGGGGATTCCGCCGATAGTAGAAGGTGCCAAGCGGATCAGCGAGATGGATCAACAGAAGGCGTGAAGTGAAGCGCCCGCTGTTTTAGCAGCAGGCGCTTTTTTCGTCGGGCGTGCGTTTGACGGCGATCGAGAAGCCCTCGCCGCCGTAGCGATCGGTAATGAAGTCGATATAGATATTGCCCCGCTGACTGAGCATCCCATACAGACCGGAGTCGATATAGGCGCCGATTCCGTTTGACTCCAGCCGCTCGAGGCCGTCCGTTGACTCTTCCAGAGCCATCCCCATCTGGGGACCACTTCAGCCGGCGCCTTGCAGGTAGAGAACCAGGGACTTTCCGGAGGCGTGTTCGGAAGCCAGGATTCGGTGGAGCGAATCGCGCGCGGTGTCGGTAATGATCAGCATGAGGTCACATCGTCCTTTCCAATCATTGGATCGTCAAACTCGACAAACGATGCAATATTTTTTCGCGGTTCTACCACAGGGTATAGGTAAAGCCGACACCAAGTGTCTGCTTTACACGACCCTTCTTGCTGATCTCCTTGTCGTACAGGAACTGATTGTACAGGAAGACCGAAATCAACTTGCTGACGCTAATTTTGACCGTGTTTTCGAAATTGGCGTCAATCGCCTTCCAGTAGTTCTCGAGTTCGGTGCCTTCAACCTCGTCCGAATTCGATGAGAAGAGCGCCTTGTAAAGACTCAGCTTGCCGACATACTTGATCCGCTGGCTCAGCGTAAGTTGGGCGTCAGTCACCCATTCCAGACCGCCGTCGGTCAGGGTGGAGTCGGTCGTCGCCAGACTGGCGGTGTCGGTAATC from Candidatus Zixiibacteriota bacterium carries:
- a CDS encoding bifunctional 3,4-dihydroxy-2-butanone-4-phosphate synthase/GTP cyclohydrolase II, whose protein sequence is MFDSVAEAINEIRAGKIIIVVDDEDRENEGDFVMAADRATPEAINFMVTHGRGLLCVTLTRPTIERLKLAPMTHENTALLGTRFTVSVDARRGTTTGISAFDRAETIRQIMDDRCQADDLARPGHVFPIEALPGGVLARAGHSEASVDLARLAGLKPAGVLCEIMAADGSMARVDELRALADKFNLKLITIKDLIAYRHVHENLVHRVVDVDFPTEHGEFRLHLYRSDIDDHHHLALVKGDIRGKENVLVRVHSQCLTGDVFGSCRCDCGGQLRSAMEMINREGQGVLLYMRQEGRGIGLANKILAYSLQDQGRDTVEANNDLGFKDDLRDYGIGAQILADLGLSTIRLVTNNPRKIIGLEGYGLKVTERISSEVPPTKHNQRYLETKRDKLGHLLGLIK
- a CDS encoding riboflavin synthase, whose amino-acid sequence is MFTGIILDVGTIRQSTPHGDNRRFTIATGLADQIAIGDSVAISGVCLTAESVSPRPGEFTVTAVAETLNKSKLGQSTVSDRVNLELALRPSDRLGGHIVQGHVDALGRCLAITPAAGSWIAAFSFPAEFAELVVEKGSITIDGVSLTVYEVTRTGFKVSIIPHTWHATTLGDLRPGSAVNLEFDLIAKFIQRRRELGESALTAERMRQYGY
- the ribD gene encoding bifunctional diaminohydroxyphosphoribosylaminopyrimidine deaminase/5-amino-6-(5-phosphoribosylamino)uracil reductase RibD, whose product is MSSVEYMQRALALAEKGRGETRTNPLVGAVIVKDGRIIAEGFHRAFGADHAEVDALQRAIEPAQGAALYVNLEPCAHFGKTPPCVEAIRQAGIARVIAAMTDPNPQVNGAGMQKLREAGIEVTLGVCEEEARRLNAPYLKYIRTGLPFVTLKIAQTLDGKIADNAGNSKWISSEASRRRVHELRVHHDAVLVGANTVRLDNPELTSHGLGRDPLRLVVAGHDGIGANAKIVAGALAERTILCTPKSGNAAQGETQNLWQIRGADGQVDLRELLLQAASNGVASILVEGGQSIFSQFIESKLVDKFLIVVAPKLLGDGLNSVQFVTERSIAAALNLEILNISLLDGDVWIEAFPRD
- a CDS encoding CDP-alcohol phosphatidyltransferase family protein; protein product: MSTLSSWANRVTIARIGLVFWLVFLVYDSNLWARLLAALLAIVVIVGDWLDGYLARRLHESTQLGSVLDIAGDRIIETVLWIVLADLELVPVWIPIAVTSRAILTDSIRNYLLKFGFTAFGETTMMRSALGRFLTGSPIMRTGYAILKAFTFSWLLLISACDRLWHELPFLTERFISTSYLVGYIAAIVTAIVCIARGIPPIVEGAKRISEMDQQKA